In Pseudomonas sp. LRP2-20, the genomic window CCGGCACCGACCGTTTCGGTACGGATGACGTTACTGACGTCCTCGCCCTCGAGGATGATTTGTTGAAGCTTACCCGGCTCGGCAGCGATGAACTGCACATCCAGATGGGCGGCCAGCGCCTTGAGCAGCTCTTCGTTGGTCAGGTCGACGCCGTGGTTGCTGGCGTTGAACGCCAGCAAACGGTACAGCGCGCCGGAATCGAGCAGCCTCCAGCCCAGCTCGCGAGCGAGGATGCCGGCAACGGTACCCTTGCCCGAGCCGCTTGGGCCGTCGATGGTGATGACCGGTGCTTGCGAATTCACGACTTGCCCTCTTCGGCGACGCGGATGCCGACATCGGCGCACAGCTTGAGGAAGTTCGGGAACGAGGTGGCGACGTTGGCGCAATCATGGATGCGGATCGGCGCACTGGCACGCAGCGAGGCGACGCTGAAGGCCATGGCGATACGGTGGTCACCATGCCCATGCACTTCGCCACCGCCGAGCTGGCCACCCTCGATGATGATGCCATCCGGGGTCGGCTCGCATTTGATGCCCAGGGTGATCAGGCCGTCGGCCATGACCTGGATGCGGTCGGACTCCTTCACCCGCAGCTCTTCGGCGCCACGCAGCACGGTACGCCCTTCGGCGCAGGCAGCAGCAACGAACAGCACCGGGAACTCATCGATCGCCAGCGGCACCAGCGCTTCCGGGATGTCGATGCCCTTGAGCTTGGCGCCACGCACGCGCAGGTCGGCCACTGGCTCACCGCCGACTTCACGCTGGTTCTCCAGGGTGATGTCGCCACCCATCAGGCGCAGGATGTCGATCACGCCAGTGCGGGTCGGGTTGATGCCGACGTGCTCGAGCACCAGCTCGGAGCCTTCGGCGATCGAGGCAGCCACCAGGAAGAACGCTGCAGACGAGATGTCTGCCGGCACTTCGATACGGGTCGCGGTGAGCTTGCCACCGGACTGCAGCGAGGCAACCGGACCGTTGCTTTCGACCGAGTAGCCAAAGCCGCGCAGCATGCGCTCGGTGTGGTCACGGGTCGGCGCCGGCTCGGTGACGGTGGTCTTGCCCTCGGCGTACAGGCCCGCCAGCAGCAGGCAGGATTTGACCTGGGCACTGGCCATCGGCAGCGTGTAGGTCAGCGCCTTGAGCTTGCTGCCACCGCGGATGGTCAGCGGCGGACGGCCGTCCGGGCCGGTCTCGACCACGGCACCCATTTCGCGCAGCGGGTTGGCCACGCGATTCATCGGGCGCTTGGACAGCGAGGCGTCGCCGGTCATGGTGACATCGAACGGCTGGCCGGCCAGCAGGCCCGAGAGCAGGCGCATCGAAGTGCCGGAGTTGCCGACGTACAGTGGACCTGGCGGCGGCTTGAGGCCATGCAGGCCAACGCCGTGAATGGTCACGCGGCCGTGGTTCGGGCCCTCGATGACCACACCCATGTCACGGAATGCCTGCAGGGTCGCCAGGGCGTCCTCGCCTTCGAGGAAACCTTCGACTTCGGTCGTGCCTTCGGCCAGCGAGCCGAGCATGATCGAACGGTGGGAAATCGACTTGTCGCCCGGTACGCGGATTCGCCCGGTCAGGCGGCCACCCGGTTGGGCCAGGAAAATCAGATCGTTGGCGTTCATAGCGTCCACATAGGCCCGGCGGGCCAGGATTTTACTGAAATGCTCGCGGGCAACGCGTGCACGGGTGAATACACCCAGCAGCTGGTGCCCGTCCCCAGCATCGACCGCGTCGCGCAAGGCGTCGAGGTCGCTGCGAAATGTGTCCAGGGTGCGCAGGACGGCCTCGCGGTTGGCGAGGAAGATGTCGTGCCACATGGTCGGGTCGCTGCCGGCGATTCGTGTGAAATCGCGGAAACCTCCCGCAGCGTACCGGAAGATGTCGAGGTTTTCATTGCGCTTGGCCAACGAATCGACCAGGCCGAAGGCCAGCAGGTGCGGCAGGTGGCTGGTGGCGGCCAGCACTTCGTCATGGCGCTCCACTGGCATGTGCTCGACATCGGCCTCCAGCGCGCGCCACAGGCGATCTACCAGAGCCAGGGCGGCCGGGTCGGTTTCTTCCAGCGGCGTGAGGATGACCTTGTGTCGGCGGAACAGGGTGGCGTTGGCGGCTTCTACCCCACTCTGCTCGGAGCCGGCGATCGGGTGACCGGGAACGAAGCGCGGCAGGCGCTCACCGAACACGGCACGCGCTTCACGCACGACATTGCCCTTGGCGCTACCGACGTCGGTAATGACGGCGTCGCCGAGGTCGAGCTGGGCCAGGCGGGCCAGGACCTTTTCCATGGCCAGGATCGGCACGGCAAGCTGGATGACATCGGCGCCGACACAGGCAGCGGCGAGGTCGGCTTCGCAGCGGTCGACCACGCCCAGGTCCACGGCCAACTTGCGCGATGGGGCATCGAGGTCGACGCCGACCACTTCGCGGCACAGGCCGCTTTCACGCAAGCCCTTGGCGAAGGAGCCGCCGATCAGCCCGAGGCCGACCACGACCAGGCGATCGATGATTGGCGCGGGTTTGGTTGTTGCTGCATTTACCACTGGTGCGAACCCTGTTCAGAAATCTAGGCAGTCTGTGAGGCCCATTGGGGCTGCCTTGCAGCCCATCGCCGGCAAGCGCGGCTCCCACAAAGAGCGCGTCTTGCACTGTACCTGTGGGAGCCGCGCTTGCCGGCGATGGGCCGCACAGCGGCCCTGGCAAACTTCGATCAAAGCACCGCCTTCGGATAAGACCCCAGCACCTTCAGCGCCACGGCCTCCTGGCTGATCTTCTCCAGCACCGCCTTGATCAGCGGGTCGCGGTGGTGGCCGACGAAGTCGATGAAGAACACGTAGGTCCATTTGCCGCTGCGCGACGGACGGGTCTCGATACGGGTCAGGTCGATGCCGTTTTCGTGGAACGGCACCAGCAGCTCGTGCAGCGCACCTGGCTTGTTGCTCATCGAGACGATGATCGAAGTCTTGTCGTCGCCGGTCGGCGGCACTTCCTGCTGACCAATCATCAGGAAGCGCGTGGAGTTGTCCGGGCGGTCTTCGATCTTTTCAGCCAGACGGGTCAGGCCATACAGGTTGGCCGCCATGTCGCCGGCGATCGCCGCCGAGTTCCACTCGCCCTTGACCCGCTTGGCCGCCTCGGCGTTGCTCGAAACAGCCACGCGCTCGACGTTCGGGTAGTGCGCGTCCAGCCACTTGCGGCACTGGGCCAGCGACTGGGCATGGGAGTAGATGCGGGTGATGCTGTTGGTCTTGGTGTTCTCGCCCACCAGCAGGTGATGGTGAATGCGCAGCTCGACTTCGCCACAGATCACCATGTCGTGCTCGAGGAAGCTGTCCAGGGTGTGGCTGACCGCACCCTCGGTGGAGTTTTCCACCGGCACCACGCCGAAATTGACGGCACCGGCCGCCACTTCGCGGAACACTTCGTCGATGGCCGCCATCGGGCGACTGACCACGGCGTGGCCGAAGTGCTTCATGGCTGCAGCCTGGGTGAAGGTGCCTTCCGGGCCGAGGTAGGCGACCTTGAGCGGCTCTTCCAGGGCCAGGCAGGACGACATGATTTCACGGAACAGCCGCGCCATCTCTTCGTTGCCCAGCGGCCCCTTGTTGCGCTCCATCACGCGCTTGAGCACGGCAGCTTCACGCTCGGGCCGGTAGAACACCGGCTTTTCGCCTTCGGCCAGCGAGGCGGTCTTGACCCGCGCCACTTCTTCGGCGCAGCGGGCACGCTCGCTGATCAGCTCGAGGATCTTCTCGTCGAGGCTGTCGATGCGCACGCGCAGGGCTTTGAGTTCCTGTTCGGACATCAGCCGTGCTCCTTCTCGAATTCGGCCATGTAGGCCACCAGGCCTTCCACTGCTTCCAGGCCCAGGGCGTTGTAGATCGAGGCGCGCATGCCGCCGACCGAACGGTGGCCCTTGAGGTTGAGCAGGCCACGGGCGTCGGCGCCGGCCAGGAAGGCCTTGTCCAGGCGCTCGTCAGCCAGGCGGAACGGCACGTTCATCCACGAACGGGCGTTGTGGCTGATCGGGTTGGTGTAGAACTCGCTGGCGTCGATGAAGCCGTACAGGCGGTCCTTCTTGGCGCGGTTGCGCTGTTCCATGGCCTCGACGCCACCCTGCTCCTTGAGCCACTCGAAGACCAGGCCCGAGAGGTACCAGGAGTAAGTGGCCGGGGTGTTGTACATCGAGCCATTGTCGGCCGCAACCTTGTAGTCGAGCATGGTCGGGCAGCTGCTGCGGGCGCGGCCGATCAGGTCTTCACGGACAATCACCACCACCAGGCCGCTCGGGCCGATGTTCTTCTGCGCGCCGGCGTAGATCATGCCGTACTGCGAGACGTCGATCGGGCGCGAGAGGATGTCGGAAGACATGTCGACCACCAGCGGTACGTCGCCGGTTTCCGGAACCCAGTCGAACTGCAGGCCACCGATGGTCTCGTTGGACGCATAGTGGACGTAGGCAGCATTCTTGGTCAGCTTCCACTCGTTCTGGCCAGGGATGGCCAGATAATCGTAAGGCTTGGCGCTGGCGGCGACGTTGACGGTGCCGAAGCGGCGCGCTTCCTCGATGGCTTTCTTCGACCAGATGCCGGTTTCGACGTAGTCGGCAGTGCCGTTTTCCGGCAGCAGGTTCAGCGGAATTTCGGCGAACTGCTGGCTGGCACCGCCCTGCAGGAACAGGACCTTGTAGTTGGAGGGGACGGACAGCAGGTCACGCAGGTCCTGCTCGGCCTTTTCGGCGATGGCCACGTAGTCGTCGCTGCGATGGCTCATCTCCATCACCGACAAGCCCTTGCCGTTCCAGTCCAGCATCTCGGCCTGGGCACGCTGCAACACAGCGTCAGGAAGCGCGGCAGGGCCTGCGCAGAAGTTAAAGGCTCGTTTGCTCACATCCACTCTCGCTCTGCCAAATAGAACAAAATCGTAATTCGGTGCTGACCAGTCAAAGCTGTGTCGCCTGCCTTGGGGCTGCCTTGCAGCCCATCGCCGGCAAGCGCGGCTCCCACAGGTACAGCGTCAGCCTTGGGGTCTACGCGGCCCCTGTGGGAGCCGCGCTTGCCGGCGATGGGCCGCGCAGCGGCCCCAATGGCCTGGCTTTATCAGTCAAACGGGGCGACCTTGGTCGCCCCGCTCGGGTTTCACGCTTGCTTATTCCTGGGTCGCCTCTTCGGCGCCTGCAGCTTCATCATCCGGCGCTTCGGCCTCGACGCCCTCCTCGTCCGCCTCGATCACATCATCGAGTTCGTCCTCGGATGGCTCCTGGATACGCTCCAGGCCCACCAGCGTTTCGTCGGTGGCCAGCTTGATCAGGGTCACACCCTGGGTGTTACGGCCCAGGCTCGACACTTCACCGACCCGCGTGCGCACCAGGGTACCCTGGTCGGAAATCAGCATGATTTCCTCGCCTTCCTGCACCTGAATGGCGCCGATCAGCAGGCCGTTGCGCCCTTTGGTGCCCATGGCGATCACGCCCTGGCCACCACGGCCGCGACGCGGGAACTTGGACAGCGGGGTGCGCTTGCCGAAGCCACGCTCGGAGGCAGTGAGGATCTGCGCGCCAGACTCCGGGATCAGCATCGAAATGATCCGCTGGCCCTTGCCCAGCTTCATGCCACGCACGCCGCGGGCGGTACGGCCCATTTCGCGAACCACGCTTTCGGCGAAGCGGATCACCTTGCCGGCGTCGGAGAACATCATGACTTCCTTGGCACCGTCGGTGATCGCCGCAGCGATCAGGGTGTCGCCTTCCTTCAGCTTCAGGGCGATCAGGCCGCTGGAGCGTGGGCGGGCAAACTGTGCCAGCGGGGTTTTCTTGACGGTACCGGAAGCAGTCGCCATGAAGATATAGGCGCCGGTCGGCTCGGCCACCCACTCAGGGGTGTCGCCGTCTTCCTCGTCGATTTCTTCCGCTTCGACGATTTCACCTTCGATGACACCGTCATCGCCGTCTTCCAGCTCTTCTTCAGGGTCGGCGTTCTGCTGCAGGGCCTCGAGGTCGATCTGCAGCATGGCGGTGATGCGCTCACCCTCCTCCAGCGGCAGCAGGTTGACCAGCGGGCGACCACGGGCGGCGCGCGACGCTTCAGGGATGTCGTAGGTCTTCAGCCAGTACACCTTGCCCTTGCTGGAGAACAGCAGCAGGGTGGCATGGCTGTTGGCGACCAGCAGGTGCTCGATGTAGTCCTCGTCCTTCACGCCGGTAGCCGACTTGCCCTTGCCGCCGCGGCGCTGGGCCTGGTAGGCGGACAACGGCTGGGTCTTGGCATAGCCGCCGTGGGAGATGGTCACCACGCGCTCTTCTTCCGGGATCATGTCGCCGTAGTTGAGGTCGTGACGGGCATCGAGGATTTCGGTGCGGCGGGCATCGCCGTACTCGGCACGGATGGCTTCCAGCTCTTCGCGGATCACTTCCATCAGGCGCTGGGCGCTGCTGAGGATGCGGATCAGCTCGCCGATCTGCTCCAGGATCTCCTGGTACTCGGCCAGCAGCTTCTCGTGCTCCAGGCCAGTCAGGCGGTGCAGGCGCAGGTCGAGGATGGCCTGGGCCTGTTCCGGCGACAGGTAATACTTGCCTTCACGCAGGCCGTATTGCTCCGGCAGGTCTTCAGGGCGGCAGGAATCGGCACCGGCGCGCTCGACCATGACCTGCACGGCACTGGATTCCCACGGCGTGGAAACCAGGGCTTCCTTGGCTTCGGACGGCGTCGGCGAGGCCTTGATCAGGGCGATGACCGGGTCGATGTTGGACAGCGCGACTGCCTGGCCTTCAAGGATGTGGCCACGCTCACGGGCCTTGCGCAGCTCGAACACGGTACGGCGGGTCACCACTTCACGGCGGTGACGGACGAACGCTTCGAGCAGGTCCTTGAGGTTGAGCAGGCGCGGACGACCGTCGACCAGGGCAACCACGTTGATGCCGAACACGCTCTGCAGCTGGGTCTGCTGGTAGAGGTTGTTGAGCACCACCTCCGGCACCTCGCCGCGGCGCAGCTCGATGACGATGCGCATGCCGTCCTTGTCGGACTCGTCGCGCAGCTCGGTGATGCCTTCGATCTTCTTCTCTTTGACCAGCTCGGCGATCTTCTCGATCAGGCGGGCCTTGTTCAGCTGGTACGGCAGTTCGGTGATGACGATCTGCTGGCGGCCACCGACCTTGTCGATGTCTTCGATCTCGGAGCGGGCGCGCATGTAGATGCGGCCACGGCCGGTACGGTAGGCCTCGATGATGCCCTGGCGGCCGTTGATGATACCGGCCGTCGGGAAGTCCGGACCCGGGATGAACTGCATCAGCTCATCGATGGTGACGTCCGGGTTGTCGATCAGCGCCAGGCAACCGTCGATGACTTCACCGAGGTTGTGTGGCGGGATGTTGGTCGCCATGCCCACGGCGATACCGCTGGAGCCGTTGACCAGCAGGTTGGGGATACGGGTCGGCATGACCGCCGGGATCTGCTCGGTGCCGTCGTAGTTGGGCACCCAGTCGACGGTTTCCTTGTGCAGGTCGGCCAGCAGCTCGTGGGCCAGCTTGGTCATGCGCACTTCGGTGTATCGCATGGCCGCGGCGTTGTCGCCGTCGACCGAACCGAAGTTGCCCTGGCCGTCGACCAGCAGGTAGCGCAGCGAGAACGGCTGGGCCATACGCACGATGGTGTCGTAGACCGCAGTGTCGCCGTGCGGGTGGTACTTACCGATCACGTCACCGACCACACGGGCGGATTTCTTGTACGGCTTGTTCCAGTCGTTGCCCAGTTCGCTCATTGCATAGAGGACACGGCGATGCACGGGCTTCAAGCCGTCACGCGCATCGGGCAGCGCTCGCCCGACAATCACGCTCATCGCGTAGTCGAGGTAAGACTGTCTCAGTTCGTCTTCGATATTGACCGGGAGGATTTCTTTGGCCAGTTCGCCCATGAGAAGCCTGATTCCTTTTTCTGGTGAAACTTCGCAGCTCCATCAAGGGCCGAACGAAGCTCGCCGCCGCAGCGCATAGGGGTGCGACGACTTACGACAAATCAATGAGTTGTTGCATGGATCTGCGCAATGAAGGCCGCCT contains:
- a CDS encoding bifunctional prephenate dehydrogenase/3-phosphoshikimate 1-carboxyvinyltransferase produces the protein MIDRLVVVGLGLIGGSFAKGLRESGLCREVVGVDLDAPSRKLAVDLGVVDRCEADLAAACVGADVIQLAVPILAMEKVLARLAQLDLGDAVITDVGSAKGNVVREARAVFGERLPRFVPGHPIAGSEQSGVEAANATLFRRHKVILTPLEETDPAALALVDRLWRALEADVEHMPVERHDEVLAATSHLPHLLAFGLVDSLAKRNENLDIFRYAAGGFRDFTRIAGSDPTMWHDIFLANREAVLRTLDTFRSDLDALRDAVDAGDGHQLLGVFTRARVAREHFSKILARRAYVDAMNANDLIFLAQPGGRLTGRIRVPGDKSISHRSIMLGSLAEGTTEVEGFLEGEDALATLQAFRDMGVVIEGPNHGRVTIHGVGLHGLKPPPGPLYVGNSGTSMRLLSGLLAGQPFDVTMTGDASLSKRPMNRVANPLREMGAVVETGPDGRPPLTIRGGSKLKALTYTLPMASAQVKSCLLLAGLYAEGKTTVTEPAPTRDHTERMLRGFGYSVESNGPVASLQSGGKLTATRIEVPADISSAAFFLVAASIAEGSELVLEHVGINPTRTGVIDILRLMGGDITLENQREVGGEPVADLRVRGAKLKGIDIPEALVPLAIDEFPVLFVAAACAEGRTVLRGAEELRVKESDRIQVMADGLITLGIKCEPTPDGIIIEGGQLGGGEVHGHGDHRIAMAFSVASLRASAPIRIHDCANVATSFPNFLKLCADVGIRVAEEGKS
- the pheA gene encoding prephenate dehydratase translates to MSEQELKALRVRIDSLDEKILELISERARCAEEVARVKTASLAEGEKPVFYRPEREAAVLKRVMERNKGPLGNEEMARLFREIMSSCLALEEPLKVAYLGPEGTFTQAAAMKHFGHAVVSRPMAAIDEVFREVAAGAVNFGVVPVENSTEGAVSHTLDSFLEHDMVICGEVELRIHHHLLVGENTKTNSITRIYSHAQSLAQCRKWLDAHYPNVERVAVSSNAEAAKRVKGEWNSAAIAGDMAANLYGLTRLAEKIEDRPDNSTRFLMIGQQEVPPTGDDKTSIIVSMSNKPGALHELLVPFHENGIDLTRIETRPSRSGKWTYVFFIDFVGHHRDPLIKAVLEKISQEAVALKVLGSYPKAVL
- the serC gene encoding 3-phosphoserine/phosphohydroxythreonine transaminase; this encodes MSKRAFNFCAGPAALPDAVLQRAQAEMLDWNGKGLSVMEMSHRSDDYVAIAEKAEQDLRDLLSVPSNYKVLFLQGGASQQFAEIPLNLLPENGTADYVETGIWSKKAIEEARRFGTVNVAASAKPYDYLAIPGQNEWKLTKNAAYVHYASNETIGGLQFDWVPETGDVPLVVDMSSDILSRPIDVSQYGMIYAGAQKNIGPSGLVVVIVREDLIGRARSSCPTMLDYKVAADNGSMYNTPATYSWYLSGLVFEWLKEQGGVEAMEQRNRAKKDRLYGFIDASEFYTNPISHNARSWMNVPFRLADERLDKAFLAGADARGLLNLKGHRSVGGMRASIYNALGLEAVEGLVAYMAEFEKEHG
- the gyrA gene encoding DNA gyrase subunit A encodes the protein MGELAKEILPVNIEDELRQSYLDYAMSVIVGRALPDARDGLKPVHRRVLYAMSELGNDWNKPYKKSARVVGDVIGKYHPHGDTAVYDTIVRMAQPFSLRYLLVDGQGNFGSVDGDNAAAMRYTEVRMTKLAHELLADLHKETVDWVPNYDGTEQIPAVMPTRIPNLLVNGSSGIAVGMATNIPPHNLGEVIDGCLALIDNPDVTIDELMQFIPGPDFPTAGIINGRQGIIEAYRTGRGRIYMRARSEIEDIDKVGGRQQIVITELPYQLNKARLIEKIAELVKEKKIEGITELRDESDKDGMRIVIELRRGEVPEVVLNNLYQQTQLQSVFGINVVALVDGRPRLLNLKDLLEAFVRHRREVVTRRTVFELRKARERGHILEGQAVALSNIDPVIALIKASPTPSEAKEALVSTPWESSAVQVMVERAGADSCRPEDLPEQYGLREGKYYLSPEQAQAILDLRLHRLTGLEHEKLLAEYQEILEQIGELIRILSSAQRLMEVIREELEAIRAEYGDARRTEILDARHDLNYGDMIPEEERVVTISHGGYAKTQPLSAYQAQRRGGKGKSATGVKDEDYIEHLLVANSHATLLLFSSKGKVYWLKTYDIPEASRAARGRPLVNLLPLEEGERITAMLQIDLEALQQNADPEEELEDGDDGVIEGEIVEAEEIDEEDGDTPEWVAEPTGAYIFMATASGTVKKTPLAQFARPRSSGLIALKLKEGDTLIAAAITDGAKEVMMFSDAGKVIRFAESVVREMGRTARGVRGMKLGKGQRIISMLIPESGAQILTASERGFGKRTPLSKFPRRGRGGQGVIAMGTKGRNGLLIGAIQVQEGEEIMLISDQGTLVRTRVGEVSSLGRNTQGVTLIKLATDETLVGLERIQEPSEDELDDVIEADEEGVEAEAPDDEAAGAEEATQE